ggctgtgtgtggagcAGCCCTGTTACTGACACCTTGGGGGACAAAATGCCTTTGCCCTCAGTCAGGGAACTCAAGCGAAGGAACTCGTGCAGGCATGGGTGTCACTGCAGGGCCAGGACACTGACCTCAGTGTGGGAGGGTGGGGatgggccaggctgtgccagggcttcttCCTTTATTTCCTTAGGGCACCACCCTTGTGCTGTGCCCAGGTTGCAGTTTATCTGCAAATGGAATGAGATTATACCCATGTGCCTTATGTCAGACTGTGTGACGAATGCAGGTTATTTGTATTCATTCCCATAAGAGAATCAGTTTATTGCCCTTTAACTGGTACTTTCCATACTGCATTCTATGCTTCTATTCAGCatgttctcttaaaaaaaatttaaaaattcctgAATGAGGGAAAAAATCTTCCCTTTGTGAGAAAGCAATTTAAAGCAGTGGTCCATGAGAGAAAGCCATTTGCCTTTATTTGCAGACATATTCTACTTTGAAATTAGTGTTCCAGTGAATGATGATTATAGCACTAGCTGGAGATTATGCCAAGACAGTGGTTTGTTGTGCctttggcacaacacagagACTTTCCCTGAGATAAACACCTTCTGATTACTTTAGCCAATGTTCCTTATATGAAGTACACTTTACTCTAGTGCTGCTAGTTTCCAGATGAGTTCAGAGCGAAACCTTAGAAACTCGATCAAGTTACTGTGGGTTAccaacttcctgtgcatcaacTTTCAGCCACAGCAAAGGTCCATTGAGAGGCTCAGGCTGCAGTAGCTCTGAGAGCTGTGtttgctccaggctggcagcatgCAGAAGGACAGTGGGAATCAGTTTAGACAGTAAATCCCAAAGCATGAGCCCCTTGTCACGTATTAACTTCAGTGTCCATCTTAGGATTCTGGCCAAATTTCAGTTCCAGTAATTTCATGCATACTAAACATCCTATTCAAGTTCCATATTGGAGAGAGGGGTGTTTATTTCCTAACACCAACTGTTCTGTAACATGTCAATATATCATCAAACAGCTGTCTCATTATTTCTTGAGGGCTAGTGCTGTTAATGATGGGAACAAAGGATCCCTACATGCACTTCCGGAGCACAGCCCCAGACCACACTcccccctgctctgcaggagtgAGATTCCAGCATACCTCTCTCACATCACAGAATCAACTAATACTGCTATCAGAAGGTGACAGACTACACATTACAGCTCATGTCTCTGGATCTTTTCTCAATAAGCACAGTTTACTGATGAATCTGTAAAGTGTTATTATCACAGCCCTGAATTATTGCTAAAAATCAACATTATCATTaactttaagaaaaaatattacctCTATAAAATTCAGTGATGCATTAGCAGGAAATTAGATCTATGCCAGTAGATCATATTCTCCAGCCTCCTGTCTCTTATGTTGTCAATTTTATATTATAGAGATTTACCAATTCTTTTTCTAGTGATAACAGATCATAAAATTCATTAGTGCCTTATCATTTATTTAGAGAATTACTTGTGGATAATGAGCATTTGTCTGGAAAGTTTAAATCCAGCAGCCTGGTTGGAATGATAGCAGTAGGTCTTCATAAAAGCTTCCTGAGAGCTGAAACATCCAGAGAAATGGCAATTGTGTGTTCAGATTGGACCTACTTTGCATATATAAATGACTTTATCTACATTATAGAACTGATTCATTTCAGACAACCTGGGCTCATTACACGTAGGCAGATTTTCCTGCTGGACAGATTGAGCCTGATGCATCTGGGCTGCCCCACACTGACAATctctccaggagcagagcagtaaatgtgctgctctctggcccTTGCTGAGTGGGAGGTGGCATCatgagggcagctctgggctccctgcccCAGGCCAGCACAatccaccagctctgctgctcttgccCAGTTGCCCCACTGAGCATTTCAACTTGCTTTTCACTCCCTGTTCTCCATCTACTTGTTTTTCACTGAAACATTGGCATTTAAATTGAAACATCTCCTGTTATAATAGACCAGGAACATTAAAGCTCTCTCCATACCATGACAGCATATGCATttagcagcagctgcagagtaCTGGCACAGTTCTCACTTTCTCTATGCCCCAGTGATACTGAATGGAGCAACTGCCTGTCTTTTGATTTCTTTGATGCTGAACAGTAATATTTTCTTCCAGGCCAAAACCAATGGTGTTTGTGAGTGTGTACAACAGATATAGAAGATAAACCAAAATAATCCGATCTGTGCATACCAGGCAGACATTAAATTCATCTTGTCAGAATATTAATGTTTCAGTTACCATGGAACTACATGAACCCTTTGACCGCATAACTGAATTCCATGAAGAAGAGAGATGCTGGGTGATTAAACCCAAACCActaatttactttaaaaacatTCACAGGTGCTTGCTGATTAAATTTGCTTCAGTAGGTTCAAGGCTGTTGCCACTTTCTGCCATGCCTCAGAGAAACAAAACTAACCATTTTTTAGAGCCCATGACCTTTTGGTGACTTGATGCAAGATGATTCCATTTCTCTAATTCTCTCTGATTGTAACAACATGGAGAGATTTGGcttcttttgtctttctttaGAAACTGCCTGATTGTGAGCCCTGCAAGCTTTTCACTGCTATGTAAACCCTAGCCAGGCTTCCTGCAGATATTACTAACAGGTCTCACAATGCTGAACTGCTACACTAGAAATTAATTTCCTCAAGTTTTATAATGCCTATGTGCTATTTTACATTACTGATTATTTTCATATTGAAACTGTACATAATAATAAGCAGATGCTCCTTTTGTCATTTTAGTTGAGACTTTCCCTTCATGTTTAATGATCATGGCAATTCCTGTAACTGAGGTGATGAAAATGCATGTTGAAATGAAAGCTTTCAAACTGAAATGTGACTAAAAAGATGACAAAGTATGTCATTGGTTTAGATAATAACTTAACATGCCTCAGCTTGTTCTATTTTActgcctttttctccctcagATTGTAACTGCTGTCTGTTCCTCATCAGTTTCCTATATCAAATTTGGTAACACTGATGATTACATATTTctcttagcaaaaaaaaaaatatatgagtCATATTTCACAGAGGTCTTACTCCTGAAATCACAGTAGTCATATTTTTACAGCTCAGTTAATGCCCTCACTGCATTACTGTAGATGAAATCCACctgatcaaaatatttttaaaatctggtaGAAAGCACACATGTTCTATAGCATAATTATCCTGAAAATGCTACAGCATCAAGAAGTGTTCCAATGTGACAAAAGGAAACAATAATTATTATGTTCCAGGACTTAATTTTACAGCCTTTTCTGAGACAAAATTGCCATTGCTTTCAATGACAATTTATTTATTCACCTAAATAAAGACTAAGAACCATAAAATTTGCCCCACATTGTTAACTACACATATTAGCTGTGTACTACTAGTTcacaaataaaaatgcaaagctACAATAATGAAGAAATGGTCCTCAGTTATTTAGGCTACTAATCATGTAggggaacacacacacaccttaTCAGATGTCTTCTAGAGCATTACAAAAACACATGGAAATGAAATTCTGCATCTTTGCATTTCTGAGGTGATTTCCCTGACTGATAACACAGCCTACCCATATCATGTCAGTGCCAAGAACAATGGAATTTGTTTATCAGACTGTTTGAGCTTCAGACCTATTTGGGAGCAATTTTCTGAACACTATGAGATGTATTACCCTTTTACAGTCCCAAATTGCTTCCCTAGGCAGCCAGGAATCCCACAGAAATGGCCAGTATGAAATGGGTAATTTTAAAAGCCTGGACCTTATATTCTATTTGgctggtgttttgttttttttatctCTTCAAACAGGTGTGATGCTGGGTTAGCCAGGCTGTCTGCAGAGCATAAAATTACATATGAAAGACTTCAGAGTCTAAGTAAAGACCAACACACCTCCAAGCTGATCTTAGAATCTAAAATCAAAGAGGCAGAAATACAGGTATGGTATTTAGACCAAGGCAATACCTGTACAGGTAAGAGTTCCAGTCTAATTCACACAGACTCCATTACTGTTAATTATTATCCTGGGAGGTCACAGATTTCCAAATGGAGAGGTGTATCAGCTCACAATCCTTATTACATTGAACATTGTACCTAGGTGCATTCCTGTACTGCTCTAGCTGGAAAAGCTCCTTCATTTCTTCCTGCAGCATCTGTGTAGAAGGGATTAGTATGTAAAGGCACATGCTCAACAAAactacaacaaaaaaaaaatgcaagtcTCTGTGGCTTTCATTGTATGTTTTGGCCTTCCCAGGATGATCCTATATGTATTTGAACACAAGTTTTGAAGGTCTGCAAAAGACAACTAGCTTTGGGTTCTGTGAATTCATTAATCTGTCTCTCAGGTTTCTCTTCCATTGGGTTTGAGAATGGAAGTGAGCACTAGATACAAGCAGAGACTTGGAGATATGAAGAATCCTTTTCCTTAATGTCACATCTCAAGGCCTTCCCATTTTCTTGGtcaaaaaaagtattttacatCTTCCTTTTGTGGTGGGtaaaaaaaaggctaaaatgTACTTTGCCTTTCTAAGAAGCCTCAGTGCAGTATATTAGCATGCCAGGAGCATGTTGTCCTGCATCTTGTAGAGAAGCAGAGCAGTATGCTTTGAGAAAGTGGGATGGTTGTTTTGGAGCAAATATTCTCTTGTAGTTATGACTTCTCCCCAGTTAAACCCAGCATTTCTATCACTGCAGGGGCCCTTACACACAAAGTGATGGAGCACATCCCTCAGTATTGGTGGAGTGCTTGGGCACTTGTTTATTCTGATTATGTGGCAATTTGGAGATGTATGGATCATGCAAATTCAGCTGTCtaaaggggggggggggcaggcagggatttTCAAGACGAAATTATTCACATTATTTACAGCAAAAAAATTTACAGTTTTCAAAATGCTGATACTTTCATATTGAGAGATAGTATATTTTCATGATAAAGTAAACTATgcaaatttaataattttttgagATGTTAGCAAAAGTGAGCTCTCTATTAGACCTCTACTGTTATGAAAATGTCCCAAATGGAACTGTGATGAAATGCTGttgaaaattctgaattttgttTCAGATTTCTCATCTGCTGAGCAGAGTAGAGCAATCAATAATGCAACAAGAAGCAAAGCTGAAGATTGCCTACAAAGAGAGCAACCAACAGCTCCAAGCTCTGGACACAAAGTGAGTGCCTGGGAAGCCTTGCTGCTGCCATGCACCTTGGGAGTAGGGCCTCCATTTTCCCAGTCTGGCCTCAGTTTTCCCTGTCTGACTGGTATAATCTTCAGACCTACAAAAGCAGGAATCTCTATGAATATGTGTGTTTGCTCCACAGATATTACAAAAGCTGACTGTCAAGAGGTCAAGAGGGACTTGCTTTCACCAAGAATTCTGCCCCTAATGTGGTTAGGCAATTCTGAAAAGTTGATTAAGTTCCTTATCAGGCAGAACTTATATCAAAGTACACAACTAAGGGTTTTTGTCAGAGTGGCCTGGTGCCTTTCTGTAAGAGCTGTCTGAAGCAATGAATGCTGGAGGTGACTGtccagagcaggggaaaaagttcaACTGAAGCAAGCAGGAAGCAAGTTACAGCACTCACAGAGTGCCATTGCTTTAAACTGGCTTCAAGCATGAATATAActgaaatacctaaattattagTGATTAAATACTCTGTACTACCAGACATTACATGGGGTGATTACATTCAATTCAGATGTTAACTCCTCTCCAGGCATTTCATTCAGTAGCAGTCCTGGTATAAACCATCGCCATCCTCATCTCTTACTGCTCATCACCATCCTCATGCAATGCAGGTTTCACATATTCACTGGAGAAAAGAAGCAGTTTCACTGGCACAGTTGGTTGGAGTAAAGTTGAGGTGGGTACAGGCAATGTAAGTGGAGCTACAGGAACCAGCACTGTCACCAGAATAAGTGGCTACCAAAACTTTGCTCAGATTTGATACATATGGACATAAAGTTTATAATCTGAATGGATAACCAGATTCTGTTTTCAATGTCACAAAGGATTTTCATCTACTATGATTCAAATTTTGTAATGTGTTTCATATAAATTTGCTGTGAacttttacctttattttctaaaCCAATGTTACCATATCCCATTTAATAGCCACAAAATTCAAAGGCTCACTTTAATCTGGTGTGAAGAATGTATTAAATTGTGGTTTTATGAACACGTTCAGAAAAAAGTCTCTGTTCAATGACCAGTTCTCCTTTGCATCTGCTAATTTCTGTTGTGCTCCTAGATTGAAAGATGCTGTTGAGGAACTCAGCAATCAGATTTTGTCTGCACGGAGCTGGTTGGAACAGGAACATGGAAGGACTGAAAAAGAGCTTGTGCAAAAAATCGACCAACTCTCACTGACTTTTAAGGAAAGCACTGTAAGTTTCATTCAAATGTCCTGTAATACTTCTCAGGAAGCATTCAAAAGCATTATTAAGAACTAAGATGATATAATTGAGATATTATTTGAGTGAGAGTTTCAGATAGCCTCAGAATATGCTAAAGTCTCCATATCAATATCCAGTCTAATACCTACAATTTGAGAATCTTTAAATGAATCTGATCACTGCTAAATAGATCAGTATTTTAACCTACACTAATCAAGTAATTTGAAatgattttatgaaaaattgTAATTCCTTAAATTTTGAATTCCAGATAAAAGATGATAAATCAGTAtctatttcatattttaaaaaggcCACAGTTATTCCACATGCACAGTTAATAATTAAAATTCTGTTTCCTGGCTCTAGGAAATGAGTGAGAGAGGTATTGAGATGAAATTCAACCAAATGGCAGAGAAAATTGAGAGAATAGAAGAAATGCAGAAGATAACCATGGAGGCACACGAAGCAAAACAGACTGAAGAAAAGATAAATATTCGCATTGTCAAACTTCAAAATGAGATAAACGAAGAtataaaagaaatgaaagctgAAGTCAATGCTGGTAGGACCATAGTTATCCAGTTCTTTATTCTGAATTGTGGTGACAGTGATCCACTCACAGTAATATGCAAAATGTCTTTGCTTGTATCAAAGTAGCTTAAATACTTTTGGGGCAGATGTAATGGCTCCACCTGTGGCATTAAGAGGGATTTCACTAAGTGTGAAAAGCAGAGCAATAAGGGGTGACACCAGCTTAGAAATGCTCTCCCTAGAGCAGGCACAGCCATAGCTGGGCTGCCATCAGGGCATTTCTGCCTTCAGCACACAGTTACACCCCATTTCCTTCAGAACTTTTGCTGAGTTCCTAGTGCAAAGCAGAGCATTATGGAAATGCATTCTGCTAGCAGTGATGTGATACCTTCTCCTCATGATGAACTAATGCCATTCTCACCTGCAACAGGGTTTGCAGCAGAGCATTATGGAAGTGCATTCTGCTAGCAGTGATATGATACCTTCTCCTCATGATGAACTAATGCCATTCTCACCTGCAACAGGGTTTGCAGCTATCTACGAGAGCATCGGGTCTCTACGGCAAGTTCTAGAAGCAAAAATGAAGCTGGACAGAGATGAACTCCAGAAGCAGATCCACCAAATGAAGCAGGAGGTTCCAAGATGGGGAGAAGCTGGACCATGACTGCAAGGTTTTGTCTGAGAGATGAGTGTTTACCTGGCTAACTAGGCAGACTCTAGTGTTGTTCCAGTCTGTAATGCCAATTACCTGCATGTACCAAATgacatgctgctgctgctgctgctgctgctgctgctgctgctgctgctgcacaggtgCTTGCTCACAGCAGTAAATACAAGCTGTTCTTGGATATCTGGCAATGAGCCTGTGGAGCTGAGGTGCTGCTTTGCCACTGCACTACTCCAGTTGCTGTCAGGAAATTTAGCACTGTGTAAAACTGGAGTAATACACTGGTGAAGCTGGCACCTAGTTTGCTAAAGGCATTCCAGTTTTGCAGGCTTGATCAGGCAGCTATATGCTTTTATATGCACCTGCACCCCTCCACcttaaacaaaaaaaggcaagttGCTATCATTTGCTTCATATGAATTTGGCAAGGCTCTCCACCTTGATACAAATTAGTTAATTGAAATCAATGGACATATTGACTTTCTCTACTATTGACTTCCTGGGAAGACAGAATTGGCACTAAACAGACCAATCTTCAAAATCAAGACAACATCAGAAAATCTTTGTTTAGGTTTGCAAATATTCTGTGTGTGAAAACTAGGTAGTGTTATATAATGTAGTTGTAGACTTAGATGATTCATAAACAACATAAGAAACAACTTACATGGTCTTAAGTATTGtaaccttttaaaattaataaccAAGGGGAGTTGACACAAGAGAAAAGATGTATATAGGGTATTTTTTACTAGGCATGTGTTCCTATGACTTGCTTCAATATATTCATAAAAACTTAGAATTGTTTGAAAACTAAAGAGAAGGTGATAATCTAACCTAGTCTGGAGACtctaatgtaaaataaaatgcagtttatGATCTCCTTACAAATTTTCATTGAAGTAAAAAAATTGATTCATCATATTTAAGTAGACTTTAATAATTTAGCAGACTCAAATTGCTAATTGCATTCACATTATTTCCAGATAATAATTTCCATTCCCAGAAGAGATTACATATGAAAATCAGCACCCATGTGGCATATTATctagacaagaaaaaaatatatgttgTTTTTACTTCTTCATTCATGGCATGATATATTGCTCCTCATGTTTGTAAGCCGTGCAGGATTAAACCctcatgaaaaaataaaatacttcatCCAGCATCCTATTAATTTATACTATTAACAGTAATTAATAcacaaaaataatattaattgaCAGACTTTATAGTATTGTTAATCTAAATAAATTAATAGGATGTCTCTACACTGCCCTTAATCACTGTCTTTACACTGACCTTTCATTCAGCTAGTattggaaaaatatatttttagctGGAAAATCAGTGGCAAATATCACTTCCATAAAAGACATTTTAGTCCACAGAGTCACCATATATAAaacaaagaatttaaaaaactGCTTCAAGAACTTACAGTCATTAACTTCAGTAAGTCAGTGTAGAGTGTAAAAATCATGTGTATGCATACATCTTTACAGGATTAACATCTAAGTTTATATTCACTTCCTCTATAGCTGAAAGTCATTGAAGTCTCAAAGACACGTGAAGCTTTTCCATCTCTGGCTCCCAATGCTACTCTGATACAAACCAGGAATACCAGAGGCAGTTTTGTTATCATCCATGTCCTGTGAAATATATTTACAATGGCAGCTAAGGGGAAAGCCCAGTTCCCTAAAGAGAGACAATTAAATGCTTGTAGATATTTCTCAGGAATTGTCTTTAAAATTCAATCTTACTTCCTGTATGTATTCCTATATATTCTTAAATATTTAGCCATGTGCAGTAGAAAAGCTATCACTGGTGTTctatttaaaaaaggaaaaaaaaggaaaaaaaaagaaaataacaaagaaagaaacaaaaagatgCAGACCAAAACCAGAATAATTTTTCACTTCTGTAATTGGAAGTCTGTATCCAAGAAAATCTGATATGATATGAAGAGCATACAAGGAATCAGAAACATTTAAATAGGCATTAATTAAATTGTTTCTCTTGCAAAAATTTTGTGTGATTGATCCAGATATAAAACAACAAAGGAAACCCTATCCAACTTTACTTTTTTCTgccttaaaaatgtttttttcctaaatctcAGCTAAAGCAAATAAGTAAAAGCCCAAATAAAATAATACTCAACCTACTGCCAAGCAGTGTCTTCAAACTCTGAAGTGCCAAGTGGAGGGAGGCCCAGGTCAGCCTTGTCTCGTTGGCATTGTCTGCCAGGGAGTGCTCCCATGTGATAAGCCAGTCCTTCAGGGGAGAATTCAGAGTGCTTCTGATACTGGAGTGTTCTCTGATCATCTGAACATGGCAGAGCAAACTCCTCTccagacacagctctgcagccacggggcagtgctgcacacactgagctgtggcagcctgCTTTTGCCAAATGGAAACTGATTCTGAAAACTGATCCCCAGGGATCTTGGAAAGCCAAACAGAAGGAAAGAGCAGTGCTTGGAAGCACAgctgtctcttttttttcctcccatggTGATGTCCGATGGGATTCCTGTGTTCCAGTCCTTCAGGGACACCAAGGTCCACTTGTGATGGTGGAAATCATGTCCTTTCTTTGTTCAGCACAAGAGCTCATGCTGTGAGTCTGGGTTTGTGCACCAAGTGCAAGCCTGCCAAGCCCACAAAAGGAACAAGGTAGTGTGAGGTAGTGTTTGTGTGGATGGCACTTGAGCAACAGAATGAGACATAGGAAAGTATAATAGATGTGCACAAAATACTATTTAAATCACAAAGTTCACTGACACAACCATAAAGTCACTGAAAGAAGGACTGGGAGGAGCCTTAGGAAGTCAGCTGCTCCACTTCTCCACTTTGAGATAGATCCCACTCTACCTAAAATATTTGCCATAGACACTTCTGTAACTTGCTTATTAGAGTCTTTTAAGAATAAGACATTGATTAGTGCAGTCTATTCCACTGCTTAAAGAAGATTGCCTTGCCACCCAAACACCTAAACTTGGACAAGACATAATAGCCTTAAATTTCAACACAGAGGACACAAAACCTAATTTATTACATTCTTTTCTGCATGTTCATTAGTTTTTAAAGGTAATCTGTCTATAAGAGTTTATTCAAATGAAGCTTCACAGGGATATTTGcccaatatttcttttttttctccttcctacATCCGTATAAAACCCACCAAACCAGCAACACCCAACCCAAAGAAACCACCaccacaaaaccaccaaaacagcCAAAAGCAGACCACTTGCTCTCATGGAGTTTTAACTCTCTTTTGTCAGCTATTTCACATGCATGAGGCTTAAACCACCTGCAGTGTGCAGCCCATACTATTCAGTCAGCCATGTAGCACTTACTGAGTGTCATAAGTTCAACTCTTTGGAAAATGTTTAACTGGGGTACATGGCTTTTACATTAGCATGTGATAGCAGAGTAGAACCATGGTACTGTGCAGTGAGGCCTTGGCTGGAATCAGAATGATGTCAGTAATTACAGAGCAATTGTGCTGTTTATActcattaaaaaaccaaaggaaTGGTGCAAGTAAGAAGTTCAAAGGATGACCCTAACTTCCACCTGCAGTTGTTTATGTAGTAAGTTTTGTGTTGTGGATACCTTTATATTGTGGATATCTTTGTCATTGCAATCTGATATGGTTCAATAGACTGTTGCCATGTTACAGAAAAGCAGTATGAATGATGATGAAGAACAGTATATTCCTGTAACATCAATTtaaactgaaatgcaaaattttcttttctcaatTTCTGTTTTGTGTTCCACCTCCACGAGCATCTGGCCATCTGGGGCAGAGTGTTCTCCGTATCTAAGAATTAAAGTGCTCATTAGACATGTCTTCCAGTATTGGAAACGTCTAATAAGAGACAGATGACAACCTGATGCAGCCCTCCTATGTGTAGGGGAGGAATTCCTCCTGTCACACTCCCTGCCGTGTAAGAAATTCGGAGGCAAATTTGGAAGAAGCCAAGGAAATTGAGCATACGGCCTCTACTCAATTTGCCACAGGGTGTCACTGTTACTCTTGGCAAGGGAAGGACGGGGCTCAATGAACCTATGCGATCCATAGATGCTGCAATCCCACTGGCACGGGCTGGAAGTATTACCGTGTACTttgacaaaaggaaaaaaaatgaatattcTAAAGACGTCACTCTGTAAAATCACAATAAAGGCAGACGATAATTAAGCAAAATATTCTGAGAGTGATTGTGATGCTCCTTTAGACAAGAATGCTGAGTGAGGACCAAATCTCTCTGCTGCCTGTTCTGTCAGCAGAACTCTGGTCAACACAAaccattaaaaaaccccaaacaaactcccaaacccagaaaaaaaatcgGGGGACAGTTCTAAAGTAGTAGATCTTAAATCATGTACAGCACAAAGAGCAACGTGCCTTTCACACTGCTGCAGGAGTG
Above is a genomic segment from Agelaius phoeniceus isolate bAgePho1 chromosome 13, bAgePho1.hap1, whole genome shotgun sequence containing:
- the FAM81A gene encoding protein FAM81A; amino-acid sequence: MAHRSPIFPTLAPSERRVRNIPLHSQALTAVPLASASLVDQLEDRILSHEKTTAALVEHAFRIKEDIVSTLHRMQNKGGGDRLARQLLEEHIRNITAIVRQLNRDIEMLQEQIRVRDNLSYGTNSTLKSLEMRQLSGLGDLRGRVARCDAGLARLSAEHKITYERLQSLSKDQHTSKLILESKIKEAEIQISHLLSRVEQSIMQQEAKLKIAYKESNQQLQALDTKLKDAVEELSNQILSARSWLEQEHGRTEKELVQKIDQLSLTFKESTEMSERGIEMKFNQMAEKIERIEEMQKITMEAHEAKQTEEKINIRIVKLQNEINEDIKEMKAEVNAGFAAIYESIGSLRQVLEAKMKLDRDELQKQIHQMKQEVPRWGEAGP